A genomic window from Streptomyces sp. NBC_00234 includes:
- a CDS encoding ATP-binding protein: protein MKIAFVGKGGSGKTTLSSLFIRHLAANEAHVVAVDADINQHLGAALGLEEEEAAALPAMGAQLPLIKDYLRGSNPRIASAETMIKTTPPGEGSRLLRVCEDNPVYDACARTVRLDDGEIRLMATGPFTESDLGVACYHSKVGAVELCLNHLVDGPDEYVVVDMTAGSDSFASGMFTRFDMTFLVAEPTRKGVSVYRQYKEYARDFGVALRVVGNKVQCQDDLDFLRAEVGDDLLVGVGHSDWVRSMEKGRPSRFELLEADNRMALQALQDAAEDSYGQRDWERYTRQMVHFHLKNAESWGNAKTGADLAAQVDPAFVLDERYARTGVAQPA from the coding sequence ATGAAGATCGCTTTCGTGGGGAAGGGCGGCAGCGGCAAGACAACGCTGTCCTCGCTCTTCATCCGCCACCTCGCTGCCAATGAAGCCCATGTCGTCGCGGTGGACGCCGACATCAACCAGCACCTCGGAGCCGCGCTCGGCCTCGAAGAGGAGGAAGCCGCCGCCCTGCCCGCCATGGGCGCGCAGCTCCCGCTCATCAAGGACTATCTGCGGGGCAGCAACCCCCGGATCGCCTCCGCCGAGACGATGATCAAGACGACGCCGCCCGGCGAGGGCTCGCGGCTCCTGCGCGTCTGCGAGGACAACCCGGTCTACGACGCCTGCGCGCGTACGGTCCGGCTCGACGACGGGGAGATCCGGCTGATGGCCACCGGCCCGTTCACCGAGTCGGACCTGGGTGTGGCCTGCTACCACTCCAAGGTCGGGGCCGTCGAGCTGTGCCTCAACCACCTGGTCGACGGCCCGGACGAGTACGTGGTGGTCGACATGACCGCGGGCTCGGACTCGTTCGCCTCCGGGATGTTCACCCGCTTCGACATGACGTTCCTGGTCGCGGAGCCGACCCGGAAGGGTGTCTCGGTCTACCGCCAGTACAAGGAGTACGCGCGGGACTTCGGCGTCGCGCTGAGGGTGGTCGGCAACAAGGTCCAGTGCCAGGACGATCTGGACTTCCTGCGTGCGGAGGTGGGCGACGACCTGCTGGTGGGCGTCGGCCACTCGGACTGGGTGCGCTCGATGGAGAAGGGCCGGCCCTCCCGGTTCGAGCTGTTGGAGGCGGACAACCGGATGGCGCTCCAGGCCCTCCAGGACGCCGCGGAGGATTCGTACGGGCAGCGCGACTGGGAGCGCTACACGCGCCAGATGGTCCACTTCCATCTGAAGAACGCGGAGAGCTGGGGCAACGCCAAGACGGGCGCCGACCTGGCAGCCCAGGTCGACCCCGCCTTCGTACTCGACGAGCGGTACGCGCGGACGGGCGTCGCTCAGCCCGCATGA
- a CDS encoding bifunctional SulP family inorganic anion transporter/carbonic anhydrase: MSACVPTRNDHTSRSSRPSRASGIKRPHSPPPPPGGRRFRIAGADLSASITVFLIAVPMSLGLAVAMDAPLEAGLVSAAIGGIVAGLLGGTPLQVSGPSAGLTVVTAELIQIYGWRTTCAITIGAGLLQILLGSLRAARSALAVSPAIVHGTLAGIGVAIALAQLHIVLGGSPQSSAVDNAIALPAQLERISPAAPLIGSLTIAVLVLWPRLPGRAGHLARRIPAALASVVIATAVAALATPGIARVDLPSWRSHALPEMPQGPVLALATAVFTVMLVASLESLLAAVAVDKMAADRAADRSGGGPFGHEPVKRSDLDRELCGQGIANSLAGLLGGLPISGGAVRSSANVRAGATGRAATVLHGLWVLLAAALLVTVLEWIPLAALGALVMMVGIQMVSFAHIRNVHKHREFLVYGATITGVVVFGVLKGVVLGIAVAVAVALHRLARTRITVTEQDGRHLVTVRGQLTFLAVPRLSRTLGQLPHGVDAIVELDGFFMDHAAFEAIQDWRSAQIAQGGQVVFTGRSGGRVAEPAAAAHSCCRPWTPWRNHHCHDRSEHATAGTTEFTAQDPSCRGASGPGQPDGTSGTGDAVGESSATGAAPRPAGAHRLFNGLSSFQRNTAPLVREELARLAAEGQRPSQLFITCADSRLVTSMITSSGPGDLFTVRNVGNLVPPPDTETTESGDDSVAAAIEYAVDVLKVGSITVCGHSGCGAMQALLGAEPRTPRTPLWRWLRHGLPSLERMASRHHSWARISGRLPTDAVEQLCLTNVVQQLDHLRAHESVARRLAEGTLELHGMYFHVGEAQAYLLAEGASAGTGPDEVFDRVGPGTDLSTALDA, translated from the coding sequence ATGTCTGCATGCGTCCCCACCCGCAATGACCACACATCCCGCAGTTCCCGCCCTTCCCGGGCCTCGGGAATCAAGCGACCACACAGCCCGCCACCGCCGCCCGGCGGACGGCGCTTCCGCATCGCCGGCGCCGACCTGTCCGCGTCGATCACTGTCTTTCTCATCGCAGTCCCCATGTCGCTCGGCCTCGCCGTCGCCATGGACGCCCCACTGGAGGCCGGTCTGGTCTCCGCGGCCATCGGCGGCATCGTCGCCGGACTGCTCGGCGGCACCCCTCTTCAGGTCAGCGGCCCTTCCGCCGGACTGACCGTCGTCACAGCAGAGTTGATCCAGATCTACGGCTGGCGGACGACCTGTGCGATCACCATCGGCGCCGGGCTTCTGCAGATCCTGCTGGGCTCGCTGAGAGCGGCCCGCAGCGCGCTCGCCGTCAGCCCCGCCATCGTGCACGGCACGCTCGCCGGGATCGGCGTGGCCATCGCCCTGGCGCAGCTGCACATCGTGCTCGGCGGCTCGCCCCAGAGCTCCGCCGTCGACAACGCCATCGCCCTGCCTGCCCAGTTGGAGCGGATCAGTCCGGCCGCTCCGCTCATCGGCTCGCTGACCATCGCCGTGCTGGTGCTGTGGCCACGCCTCCCGGGACGTGCCGGGCACCTGGCGCGGAGAATCCCCGCCGCGCTGGCCTCCGTGGTGATCGCGACCGCGGTCGCCGCCCTCGCCACTCCCGGAATCGCCCGGGTCGACCTCCCGTCCTGGCGCTCGCACGCCCTTCCCGAGATGCCGCAGGGGCCGGTTCTCGCCCTGGCCACAGCCGTGTTCACCGTCATGCTGGTGGCGAGTCTGGAGTCACTTCTCGCGGCGGTCGCCGTCGACAAGATGGCCGCGGACCGGGCGGCCGACCGCTCCGGAGGCGGGCCGTTCGGCCACGAGCCGGTCAAACGCTCCGACCTCGACCGCGAGCTGTGCGGTCAGGGCATCGCCAACTCGCTGGCGGGGCTGCTCGGCGGGCTGCCCATCTCCGGTGGCGCCGTGCGCAGTTCGGCGAATGTGAGGGCCGGGGCGACCGGCCGCGCGGCCACAGTGCTGCACGGTCTCTGGGTGCTGCTGGCCGCCGCCCTGCTGGTCACGGTGCTCGAATGGATTCCGCTGGCCGCGCTCGGCGCCCTGGTCATGATGGTCGGCATCCAGATGGTGAGCTTCGCCCACATCCGTAACGTCCACAAGCACCGCGAATTCCTGGTGTACGGCGCGACGATCACGGGCGTGGTCGTCTTCGGCGTGCTGAAGGGGGTGGTGCTCGGCATCGCGGTGGCGGTCGCCGTCGCCCTGCACCGGCTGGCCCGCACGAGGATCACCGTGACCGAGCAGGACGGCCGTCATCTGGTCACGGTCCGCGGACAGTTGACGTTCCTTGCGGTACCGCGGCTCAGCCGGACCCTCGGCCAACTCCCCCACGGGGTCGATGCGATCGTCGAGTTGGACGGCTTCTTCATGGACCACGCGGCGTTCGAGGCGATCCAGGACTGGCGCAGCGCCCAGATCGCCCAGGGTGGCCAGGTCGTCTTCACCGGAAGATCGGGCGGCCGGGTCGCCGAGCCCGCTGCGGCGGCGCACTCCTGCTGCCGCCCGTGGACCCCCTGGCGCAACCACCACTGCCACGACCGGTCCGAGCACGCCACCGCAGGCACCACCGAGTTCACGGCCCAGGATCCGTCGTGCCGCGGCGCATCCGGCCCCGGTCAGCCCGACGGCACCAGCGGGACCGGCGATGCGGTCGGCGAAAGCAGTGCGACAGGCGCAGCTCCACGACCGGCCGGTGCCCACCGTCTGTTCAACGGCCTCAGCTCGTTCCAGCGCAACACGGCCCCGCTGGTGCGCGAGGAGCTGGCCCGGCTGGCCGCAGAGGGCCAGCGGCCCTCCCAGCTCTTCATCACCTGTGCCGACTCCCGGCTGGTCACCAGCATGATCACGTCGAGCGGCCCGGGCGACCTCTTCACCGTGCGGAACGTCGGCAATCTCGTCCCCCCGCCGGACACGGAGACCACCGAGAGCGGCGACGATTCGGTGGCCGCCGCCATCGAGTACGCGGTGGACGTGCTGAAGGTCGGCTCCATCACCGTCTGCGGACACTCCGGCTGCGGTGCCATGCAGGCGCTGCTCGGCGCTGAGCCGCGCACCCCCCGGACGCCCCTGTGGCGCTGGCTGCGGCACGGCCTGCCGAGCCTGGAGCGAATGGCCTCGCGTCACCACTCCTGGGCCCGGATCTCCGGACGGCTGCCCACCGACGCGGTGGAGCAGCTCTGCCTCACCAATGTGGTCCAGCAGCTGGACCACCTGCGGGCGCACGAGTCGGTGGCCCGCCGGCTGGCCGAAGGCACGCTGGAGCTGCACGGCATGTACTTCCACGTGGGAGAGGCGCAGGCGTATCTGCTGGCCGAAGGAGCCAGCGCCGGTACGGGTCCTGACGAGGTCTTCGACCGGGTCGGCCCCGGCACCGACCTCAGCACCGCCCTCGACGCCTGA
- the acs gene encoding acetate--CoA ligase, translating to MPRDTTDTLGLGEVVSNESLANLLREERKFAPPAELAANANVTSQAYEQAEADRLGFWAEQARRLTWATEPTETLDWSNPPFAKWFADGKLNVAYNCVDRHVEAGNGDRVAIHFEGEPGDSRAITYAELKDEVSRAANALTELGVTAGDRVAVYLPMIPEAAVAMLACARIGAAHSVVFGGFSADAIAARIQDADAKVVITADGGYRRGKPSALKPAVDDAVSRIESVEHVLVVRRTGQDTAWTEGRDVWWHDVVGRQSAEHTPEAFEAEHPLFILYTSGTTGKPKGILHTSGGYLTQAAYTHNAVFDLKPESDVYWCTADIGWVTGHSYIVYGPLANGATQVMYEGTPDTPHQGRFWEIVQKYGVTILYTAPTAIRTFMKWGDDIPAKFDLSSLRVLGSVGEPINPEAWMWYRKHIGADTCPIVDTWWQTETGAMMISPLPGVTATKPGSAQRALPGIAATVVDDEAREVPDGGGGYLVLTEPWPSMLRTIWGDDQRFIDTYWTRFEGKYFAGDGAKKDEDGDIWLLGRVDDVMLVSGHNISTTEVESALVSHPSVAEAAVVGAADETTGQAIVAFVILRGTATASDELVAELRNHVGTTLGPIAKPKRVLPVAELPKTRSGKIMRRLLRDVAENRELGDVTTLTDSSVMDLITTQLPSSSSED from the coding sequence ATGCCCCGGGACACAACGGACACCCTGGGACTGGGAGAAGTCGTGAGCAACGAAAGCCTCGCCAACCTGCTTCGGGAAGAGCGGAAATTCGCTCCGCCTGCCGAGTTGGCCGCGAACGCCAACGTGACATCGCAGGCGTACGAGCAGGCCGAGGCGGACCGGCTGGGCTTCTGGGCCGAGCAGGCCCGCCGCCTGACCTGGGCCACCGAGCCGACCGAGACGCTCGACTGGAGCAACCCGCCCTTCGCGAAGTGGTTCGCGGACGGCAAGCTCAACGTCGCGTACAACTGCGTGGACCGCCACGTCGAAGCGGGGAACGGCGACCGGGTCGCCATCCACTTCGAGGGCGAGCCCGGCGACAGCCGCGCCATCACCTACGCGGAGCTGAAGGACGAGGTCTCGCGCGCCGCCAACGCCCTCACCGAACTCGGTGTGACCGCCGGCGACCGGGTCGCCGTCTATCTGCCGATGATCCCCGAAGCCGCCGTCGCGATGCTGGCCTGCGCCCGCATCGGTGCCGCGCACTCGGTGGTCTTCGGCGGCTTCTCCGCCGACGCCATCGCGGCCCGCATCCAGGACGCGGACGCCAAGGTCGTCATCACCGCCGACGGCGGATACCGCCGCGGCAAGCCCTCCGCGCTCAAGCCCGCGGTCGACGACGCCGTCTCCCGTATCGAGAGCGTCGAGCACGTCCTCGTGGTGCGCCGCACCGGTCAGGACACCGCGTGGACCGAGGGACGCGACGTCTGGTGGCACGATGTCGTCGGCCGCCAGTCCGCCGAGCACACCCCCGAGGCGTTCGAGGCCGAGCACCCGCTCTTCATCCTCTACACCTCGGGCACGACGGGTAAGCCGAAGGGCATCCTGCACACCTCGGGCGGCTACCTCACCCAGGCGGCCTACACCCACAACGCGGTCTTCGACCTCAAGCCGGAGTCCGACGTCTACTGGTGCACCGCCGACATCGGCTGGGTCACCGGCCACTCGTACATCGTCTACGGCCCGCTGGCCAACGGCGCGACGCAGGTCATGTACGAGGGCACGCCCGACACCCCGCACCAGGGGCGCTTCTGGGAGATCGTCCAGAAGTACGGCGTCACCATCCTCTACACCGCGCCGACCGCGATCCGCACGTTCATGAAGTGGGGCGACGACATCCCCGCCAAGTTCGACCTGTCGTCACTTCGCGTCCTCGGATCGGTCGGTGAGCCGATCAACCCCGAGGCATGGATGTGGTACCGCAAGCACATCGGCGCCGACACCTGCCCGATCGTGGACACCTGGTGGCAGACCGAGACCGGCGCGATGATGATCTCGCCGCTGCCCGGAGTCACCGCCACCAAGCCCGGATCGGCGCAGCGCGCACTGCCCGGCATCGCCGCCACCGTCGTCGACGACGAGGCCCGCGAGGTTCCGGACGGGGGCGGCGGCTACCTCGTCCTCACCGAGCCGTGGCCCTCGATGCTCCGCACCATCTGGGGTGACGACCAGCGCTTCATCGACACCTACTGGACGCGCTTCGAAGGCAAGTACTTCGCGGGCGACGGCGCCAAGAAGGACGAGGACGGCGACATCTGGCTCCTCGGCCGGGTCGACGACGTCATGCTCGTCTCCGGGCACAACATCTCGACCACCGAGGTCGAGTCGGCCCTCGTGTCGCACCCCTCGGTCGCCGAGGCCGCCGTCGTCGGCGCCGCCGACGAGACGACCGGCCAGGCCATCGTCGCCTTCGTCATCCTGCGCGGCACCGCGACCGCCTCCGACGAGCTGGTCGCCGAACTGCGCAACCACGTCGGCACCACGCTCGGCCCGATCGCCAAGCCCAAGCGGGTCCTGCCGGTCGCCGAACTCCCCAAGACCCGCTCCGGCAAGATCATGCGCCGCCTGCTGCGCGACGTCGCCGAGAACCGCGAGCTGGGAGACGTCACCACGCTCACCGACTCCTCGGTCATGGATCTCATCACCACGCAGCTGCCGTCCTCCTCGTCCGAGGACTGA
- the nhaA gene encoding Na+/H+ antiporter NhaA, translating into MAAPTPTPPSPRRTVLGRLPLPERNYVAEALRTETVGGIILLVAAVAALIWANTFAGSYGSVSHYHFGPEALGLNLSVTHWAADGLLAIFFFVAGVELKRELVAGELRDPKAAALPVIAALCGMAVPALVYLLTVVLGDGSTAGWAVPTATDIAFALAVLAVIGTSLPAALRAFLLTLAVVDDLFAILIIAVFFTDSIDFLALGGAFVGLAVFYFLLRAEVRGWYVYVPLALVIWGLMYNSGVHATIAGVAMGLMLRCTTREGEAHSPGEHIEHLVRPLSAGFAVPLFALFSAGVSLKGDALAGVFTQPETLGVVLGLVVGKTLGIFGGTWLAARFTKAELNKDLAWADVFAVASLAGIGFTVSLLIGELAFEGHGETVNDIKAAVLVGSLIAAVLSGVLLKLRVRTYRALFDAEELDEDEDGIPDIYEQDNPEYHLRMAAILEKKAAEHRRLARAAGATSSETDSPA; encoded by the coding sequence GTGGCCGCGCCCACCCCCACCCCGCCTTCCCCCCGCCGTACCGTCCTCGGCCGCCTTCCTCTGCCCGAGCGGAACTACGTCGCCGAAGCGCTGCGCACCGAGACCGTCGGCGGCATCATCCTGCTGGTCGCCGCCGTCGCCGCACTGATCTGGGCGAACACCTTCGCGGGAAGTTACGGATCGGTCAGCCACTACCACTTCGGGCCCGAGGCGCTGGGGCTCAACCTCTCCGTGACGCACTGGGCCGCCGACGGGCTCCTGGCCATCTTCTTCTTCGTCGCGGGTGTCGAGCTCAAACGTGAACTGGTCGCGGGTGAACTGCGCGACCCGAAGGCCGCCGCGCTTCCGGTCATCGCCGCACTCTGCGGCATGGCCGTCCCGGCCCTCGTCTACCTCCTGACCGTGGTCCTCGGCGACGGTTCCACGGCCGGCTGGGCGGTCCCCACCGCCACCGACATCGCCTTCGCGCTCGCCGTCCTCGCGGTCATCGGCACCTCGCTTCCGGCCGCGCTGCGCGCGTTCCTGCTCACCCTCGCCGTGGTCGACGACCTCTTCGCGATCCTGATCATCGCGGTCTTCTTCACCGACAGCATCGACTTCCTGGCGCTCGGCGGAGCCTTCGTCGGCCTGGCCGTCTTCTACTTCCTGCTGCGGGCCGAGGTCAGGGGCTGGTACGTCTACGTGCCGCTCGCCCTGGTCATCTGGGGGCTGATGTACAACAGCGGCGTCCACGCGACCATCGCCGGTGTCGCCATGGGCCTGATGCTGCGCTGCACGACACGTGAAGGCGAGGCGCACTCCCCCGGCGAGCACATCGAGCACCTGGTCCGCCCGCTGTCGGCCGGTTTCGCCGTACCGCTGTTCGCTCTCTTCTCCGCCGGCGTCTCCCTCAAGGGCGACGCGCTCGCCGGCGTCTTCACCCAGCCCGAAACGCTCGGTGTCGTCCTCGGCCTGGTCGTCGGCAAGACGCTCGGCATCTTCGGCGGCACCTGGCTCGCCGCCCGCTTCACCAAGGCGGAGCTCAACAAGGACCTGGCCTGGGCGGACGTCTTCGCCGTCGCCTCGCTCGCCGGAATCGGCTTCACCGTCTCGCTGCTCATCGGGGAACTCGCGTTCGAGGGCCACGGCGAGACGGTCAACGACATCAAGGCCGCCGTGCTCGTGGGGTCCCTGATCGCGGCCGTACTCTCCGGTGTACTGCTCAAACTGCGGGTACGCACATACAGAGCCCTCTTCGACGCCGAGGAGCTCGACGAGGACGAGGACGGCATCCCCGACATCTACGAGCAGGACAATCCGGAGTACCACCTCCGGATGGCCGCGATCCTCGAAAAGAAGGCCGCCGAGCATCGGCGTCTGGCCCGGGCGGCGGGGGCAACGAGCAGCGAGACGGACAGTCCGGCATGA
- a CDS encoding phage holin family protein: protein MSDPGNYAGSGDRSLGQLVASATAEMSALVHDEIALAKAEVRQDVKRGVIGSVAFIVTGVLILFAIPVLSFAAAYGIHNLGLGLAWSFLIVGGAFILLGILLALFGWAKLKKVKPPEKSIASAKQTAAVLQGVKPHPRPEVVPGTVLPAAGSTMLDKAIESGPVQDKASAVARSST from the coding sequence ATGAGCGACCCCGGCAACTACGCGGGCAGTGGCGACCGCAGTCTCGGACAGTTGGTCGCTTCGGCGACGGCCGAGATGTCGGCACTGGTGCACGACGAGATCGCACTGGCCAAGGCCGAAGTACGCCAGGACGTGAAGCGCGGCGTCATCGGCAGTGTGGCGTTCATCGTCACGGGCGTGCTGATTCTGTTCGCGATTCCGGTGCTGAGCTTCGCGGCGGCGTACGGAATCCACAATCTGGGCCTCGGCCTCGCCTGGTCGTTCCTGATCGTCGGCGGCGCGTTCATCCTGCTGGGAATCCTGCTGGCGCTGTTCGGCTGGGCCAAGCTGAAGAAGGTCAAGCCGCCGGAGAAGTCGATCGCGTCGGCCAAGCAGACCGCCGCCGTCCTCCAGGGCGTCAAGCCCCACCCCCGTCCCGAGGTAGTGCCCGGTACGGTCCTTCCGGCCGCCGGCAGCACGATGCTGGACAAGGCCATCGAAAGCGGCCCGGTCCAGGACAAGGCGTCGGCTGTGGCACGCTCGTCCACATGA
- a CDS encoding alpha/beta fold hydrolase, with product MTVPDSSASGPAPGPQGPAGSGSPVRLDGPWIHRDVAANGARFHIAELGDGPLVLLLHGFPQFWWTWRHQMTALADAGFRAVAMDLRGVGGSDRTPRGYDPANLALDVTGVIRSLGEPDAALVGHDLGGYLAWTAAVMRPKLVRRLVVSSMPHPRRWRSSMLSDFSQSRAGSYIWGFQQPWLPERRLVADDAALVGRLITEWAGPRTPEFPDDEALDVYRRAMAIPSTAHCSIEPYRWMVRSMARPDGVQFNRRMKRPVRVPTLHLHGSLDPAVRTRSSAGSGEYVEAPYRWRLFDGLGHFPHEEDPVGFSTELINWLKDPEPDR from the coding sequence ATGACCGTCCCCGATTCCAGCGCGTCCGGTCCGGCACCAGGCCCCCAGGGCCCGGCCGGTTCCGGCAGTCCCGTACGCCTCGACGGTCCGTGGATCCACCGGGATGTGGCGGCCAACGGTGCGCGCTTCCACATCGCCGAGCTGGGCGACGGGCCTCTGGTGCTCCTGCTGCACGGCTTCCCGCAGTTCTGGTGGACGTGGCGCCACCAGATGACCGCGCTCGCCGACGCCGGGTTCCGGGCGGTGGCCATGGACCTGCGCGGGGTCGGCGGCAGCGACCGTACGCCCCGGGGTTACGACCCCGCCAACCTCGCCCTCGACGTCACCGGCGTGATCCGCTCGCTCGGCGAGCCGGACGCGGCGCTGGTCGGCCACGACCTGGGCGGCTATCTCGCCTGGACGGCGGCCGTGATGCGGCCGAAGCTGGTGCGTCGGCTCGTGGTGTCCTCCATGCCGCACCCCCGCCGCTGGCGGTCCTCGATGCTCTCCGACTTCTCGCAGTCCAGGGCGGGTTCGTACATCTGGGGGTTCCAGCAGCCGTGGCTGCCGGAGCGCCGGCTCGTCGCGGACGACGCGGCCCTCGTGGGCCGGCTGATCACGGAGTGGGCGGGACCGCGGACCCCGGAGTTCCCCGACGACGAAGCGCTGGACGTCTACCGTCGCGCGATGGCGATCCCGTCGACGGCGCACTGCTCGATCGAGCCGTACCGCTGGATGGTGCGTTCCATGGCCCGGCCGGACGGTGTCCAGTTCAACCGGCGGATGAAGCGGCCGGTGCGCGTACCGACGCTGCATCTGCACGGTTCACTCGATCCGGCGGTCCGTACGCGGAGTTCCGCGGGGTCCGGTGAGTACGTGGAAGCGCCGTACCGTTGGCGACTTTTCGACGGTCTGGGGCACTTCCCCCACGAGGAGGACCCGGTGGGGTTCTCGACCGAACTCATCAACTGGCTCAAGGATCCCGAGCCCGACCGCTAG
- a CDS encoding MarP family serine protease, translated as MNVLDILLLVGAVWFAVIGYRQGFVVGILSVIGFLGGGLVAVYLLPFIWDQVTNGSEVSSTAAIVAVIIVIVCASAGQAFTTHLGNRLRRHITWSPARALDATGGSLVNVVAMLLVAWLIGSALAGTSLPTLGKEVRNSKVLLGVSRVMPDQASTWFTDFSSVLAQNGFPQVFSPFANEPITEVQAPDPALAGSPVAARAKKSIVKVVGMAPSCGKVLEGTGFVFSDRRVMTNAHVVGGVDEPTVQIGGEGRLYDAKVVLYDWQRDIAVLDVPDLEAKPLRFTEDDAETGDSAIVAGFPENGAYDVRSARVRGRINADGPDIYHRGTVRRDVYSLYATVRQGNSGGPLLTPDGKVYGVVFAKSLDDPDTGYALTADEVRQDVERGRTANQQVDSQNCAL; from the coding sequence GTGAACGTGCTGGACATCCTGCTGTTGGTCGGCGCCGTGTGGTTCGCGGTCATCGGCTACCGCCAGGGTTTCGTCGTCGGCATCCTGTCGGTGATCGGCTTTCTGGGCGGCGGACTCGTCGCCGTCTATCTGCTGCCGTTCATATGGGACCAGGTGACCAACGGCTCCGAGGTCTCTTCCACGGCCGCGATCGTCGCGGTCATCATCGTGATCGTCTGTGCCTCCGCGGGCCAGGCGTTCACCACCCATCTGGGCAACAGACTCCGCCGGCACATCACGTGGTCGCCCGCGCGCGCCCTGGACGCCACCGGCGGCTCACTGGTCAACGTGGTGGCGATGCTCCTGGTCGCCTGGCTGATCGGCTCCGCCCTGGCCGGCACCTCCCTGCCGACGCTCGGTAAGGAGGTCCGCAACTCGAAGGTCCTCCTCGGCGTCTCGCGTGTGATGCCCGATCAGGCGTCCACCTGGTTCACCGACTTCTCCTCGGTGCTCGCTCAGAACGGCTTCCCGCAGGTCTTCAGTCCCTTCGCCAACGAGCCCATCACCGAGGTCCAGGCCCCGGACCCGGCGCTGGCCGGCAGCCCCGTCGCCGCCCGCGCCAAGAAGTCCATCGTCAAGGTCGTGGGTATGGCGCCCAGTTGCGGCAAGGTTCTCGAAGGCACCGGCTTCGTGTTCTCCGACCGTCGCGTCATGACCAACGCCCATGTCGTCGGCGGAGTCGACGAGCCGACCGTGCAGATCGGCGGCGAGGGACGGCTGTACGACGCGAAGGTCGTCCTCTACGACTGGCAGCGCGACATCGCCGTACTGGACGTGCCGGACCTCGAAGCGAAGCCGCTGCGCTTCACCGAGGACGACGCGGAGACGGGCGACAGCGCGATCGTCGCGGGCTTCCCGGAAAACGGCGCCTACGACGTACGGTCCGCCCGGGTCCGCGGACGCATCAACGCCGACGGTCCGGACATCTACCACCGGGGCACCGTCCGCCGCGATGTGTACTCGCTCTACGCGACCGTGCGGCAGGGCAACTCCGGTGGCCCGCTGCTCACTCCGGACGGAAAGGTGTACGGAGTGGTGTTCGCCAAGTCCCTCGACGACCCGGACACCGGGTACGCGCTGACGGCCGACGAGGTCCGCCAGGACGTCGAGCGCGGCCGGACCGCCAACCAGCAGGTGGACAGCCAGAACTGCGCGCTCTAG
- a CDS encoding NUDIX hydrolase: MTHAQSTRSAPTGASGTPDTDQVPVTTEGLPDWLDPVARAARSIRPQQLSRFLPPESGAGRQSAVLILFGEGERGPELLLMKRSSSLRSHAGQPSFPGGALDPEDGDPATTGPLRAALREAEEETGLDPRGVQIFGVLPRLYIPVSGFVVTPVLGWWRAPSPVGVVDPAETARVFTVPVADLTDPANRVTTVYPSGHPGPSFLVESALVWGFTAGVIDRILHYAGWERPWDPTRQVPLDWRP; the protein is encoded by the coding sequence ATGACGCACGCACAGAGCACACGGTCCGCTCCGACCGGGGCGAGCGGCACGCCCGACACCGACCAGGTCCCCGTCACCACCGAGGGGTTGCCCGACTGGCTCGACCCCGTCGCCCGCGCGGCGCGGAGCATCCGGCCCCAGCAGCTCAGCCGCTTCCTGCCGCCCGAAAGCGGCGCGGGCCGCCAGTCCGCCGTCCTGATCCTCTTCGGCGAGGGAGAGCGCGGCCCGGAGCTGCTCCTCATGAAGCGCTCCAGCTCGCTGCGCTCGCACGCGGGCCAGCCGTCCTTCCCCGGCGGCGCCCTGGACCCCGAGGACGGTGACCCGGCCACCACGGGACCGCTCAGGGCCGCGCTGCGGGAGGCCGAGGAGGAGACGGGACTCGATCCGAGGGGCGTCCAGATCTTCGGCGTACTGCCCCGGCTGTACATCCCGGTGAGCGGCTTCGTGGTGACGCCCGTCCTCGGCTGGTGGCGGGCACCGAGCCCGGTCGGTGTCGTCGACCCGGCCGAGACCGCCCGGGTCTTCACCGTCCCCGTGGCGGATCTCACGGATCCCGCCAACCGGGTGACCACCGTGTATCCCAGCGGCCATCCGGGCCCGTCGTTCCTGGTCGAATCCGCTCTCGTCTGGGGTTTCACGGCCGGCGTGATCGACCGGATCCTGCACTACGCGGGCTGGGAGCGTCCCTGGGACCCGACCAGACAGGTGCCGCTCGACTGGCGCCCATGA